One window of Nicotiana tomentosiformis chromosome 11, ASM39032v3, whole genome shotgun sequence genomic DNA carries:
- the LOC104095272 gene encoding pre-mRNA cleavage factor Im 25 kDa subunit 2, whose amino-acid sequence MVTSAIVNTYPLSSYTFGTKEPKMEKDTSVADRLARMKLNYMKEGMRTSVEGILLVQEHNHPHILLLQIGNTFCKLPGGRLKPGENEIEGLKRKLSSKLAANSPGLQPDWQIGECVATWWRPNFETIMYPYCPPHISKPKECKKLFIVHLSEREYFAVPKNLKLLAVPLFELYDNVQRYGPVISTIPQQLSRFQFNMIQP is encoded by the exons ATGGTGACGTCAGCTATAGTGAACACATACCCACTCTCTAGCTATACCTTTGGCACTAAAGAGCCTAAAATGGAGAAGGACACTTCCGTTGCTGATCGCCTTGCTCGCATGAAACTCAA CTACATGAAGGAGGGTATGAGGACAAGTGTTGAAGGAATTCTCTTG GTACAAGAGCATAATCATCCTCATATCCTTCTTCTGCAAATCGGGAACACATTTTGCAAACTTCCAGGTGGACGCCTAAAGCCTGGAGAAAATG AAATCGAGGGTTTGAAAAGGAAACTCTCCAGCAAACTTGCAGCTAATTCTCCTGGCCTTCAGCCAGATTGGCAG ATAGGTGAATGCGTGGCCACCTGGTGGAGGCCGAACTTTGAAACCATAATGTATCCATACTGCCCTCCACACATATCAAAGCCAAAG GAGTGTAAGAAGCTCTTCATTGTTCACCTCTCCGAAAGAGAGTACTTCGCGGTCCCCAAAAATCTAAAACTCCTTGCTGTGCCATTGTTTGAACTTTATGACAATGTTCAG AGATATGGACCTGTGATATCCACAATCCCTCAACAGCTTTCCAGATTCCAGTTCAACATGATCCAGCCATAG